The genomic stretch TCACGCTTTAGGGTTTCACTACACATCAGTGCTTCCGGAGGTCTTtattggacatgtccaaaccatctcagccggtgttAATTCTtagagagaaaaataaaatatggcAATAGAGTTTGGTGCATTGGGACGCTTAGCTTTGTGTGATATATGTACCATCTTTGTAATACAACTGTGGTTCGGCAGGATTTGATCCGGTCTATTCGGCAGAGCCTTACAAGCTATCCAGTGTCTGTCACTTTGTTCTTAGCCATTCCAGTTCTGCCAAATATTGGCGTTGCCACATCCGCAAAAGGTTTGTTTGGAAGGGGAGCTAAGTACCTCCTTCTTAACGAAAAACGTGCCAAGTACCCACCATCGGCTCGTCCGACACCAATGCTGGCTTCCCTAGCTGTTTTCATGCCAAAATCCAAACACgctttgggccttgtttagttgcctaactttggagatgcaaaatcactattgtagcactgtagcacactatagcgtttcgtttgtatttgtgaattattgtccaaatattgactaattaggctcaaaagattcgtctcgcaaagtacaacaaaactgtacaattagtttttgatttcatctatatttagtactccatgcatgtaccgcaagtttgatgtgatggggaatcttctttttgcatattGTCAAAGTTACGAGTTTGGGGCAACTAAACATGCCCTAAGGTATTGCAGACCCAGGCATCATCcactctctctgtctctgtcATACTCTTGTAGGAGGAGGCTAGGAGCTCATCATAGTATCATACTGATGGCCCGTTACTAGCAGTACCTTGTACTAGCTTGTTGGCCACTCGGCCTGGCACACATGTAATCATGTTGATGTCTACTCCCTGATCACTAATACTTTACCGGTTGTGCAGTAAAGTGCATGCCAATTAACGAAGCGCAAGATGGTATGAGCATCACATTTTTTTTCGAGCAGAGGTATGGAGTATAGAGTACAACATTCAAACCCTTTAGTGGTACCTATGTGGACTATTTGTGTAATTTTTATTTAACAATGATTCAAAACTCGAATTCAAAATTGGGCAAAGTAAAATCGTTGGGTTGACATGTCAAAACTCAATTTGTAATCGGTCAAGTTAAAAGGAGGCAGGATCGGAGCAGTTGGCTAGCACTAGCAGAAACCTGGAAACCACAAATACAAAGGCACAAACCACAATTGGTCTGTGCTAGAATATAATACTCCTTCCGTATAgaaaaaggaagtcgttttggacagcgacacgaTCTCCAAAGCATTATTttgactccttatttttataaaaatatttatcaaaaagtgacatatgtatatttttatgaaaatatttttcaagacaaatctatttatatgactttcacatttccaaactcaacaacttaaaagttattcatgatttatattcccaatgtttgatCCAAatcttgtccaaaacgactttctcTTGCCCCCAATCAAAGCATCTAACACTCGTGCGGTTTTGCCAGGGGCTAGTGGGCTCGTCTACCTGCTCTTCTCACCGAGCACGGCATAGCCGCATAGTCGCCCCTCGCCCTCGcggcctcgcccagtcgccctaAATCCGCCGAGCCCCTTTTCCCCTCCcaccgggcgccggcggccgatCGCCTGGCGCcatggcctcgccgccgccacttctGACCCTCACTGACGAGCTCCTCGAGGAGATCTTCCTCCGCCTGCCGGGCCCGACGGATCTCGCCCGCGCCTCCACCGCCTGCGCCTCTTTCCACCGCGTCATCACCGACCgcgccttcctccgccgcttccgGGGCATCCACCCGCCTCCCCTGCTCGGCTTCGTCCCCCGCGGTCAAGATGGCTTCTACCCCGCGCAGCCGCCCTACCACTCCGCTCCGCtcgcgcgcgccgtcgccgacgccgccgactTCTCCTACTATTTCGTCCCCATTGGGCGATGGCTCAAACCCTGGCGTCCCCGCGATCTTCGCCAAGGCCGCGTCCTCCTCGAGTGCCTTCCCAAGTACGACGAGCGCTACCACTTCCACAGCGTTGTCTTCCTCAGCGACCTCGATCTCGCGGTGTGTGACCCCTTGCACCGGCGATACGTGCTGCTCCCTCCCGTACCACACAAGATAACAGCTCAGCACGGGCTCCTCGTTGATTTCGATGCGTTCCTTGCTCCCACCGGCCAGGATGAGGAGGGGACGTCGTTCCAGGTGATCTGC from Setaria italica strain Yugu1 chromosome II, Setaria_italica_v2.0, whole genome shotgun sequence encodes the following:
- the LOC101771292 gene encoding uncharacterized protein LOC101771292 isoform X2: MASPPPLLTLTDELLEEIFLRLPGPTDLARASTACASFHRVITDRAFLRRFRGIHPPPLLGFVPRGQDGFYPAQPPYHSAPLARAVADAADFSYYFVPIGRWLKPWRPRDLRQGRVLLECLPKYDERYHFHSVVFLSDLDLAVCDPLHRRYVLLPPVPHKITAQHGLLVDFDAFLAPTGQDEEGTSFQVICTARNETNLFAIVFSSVTGHWCIAASPSWSCLGTEVAFDKLAYPDYANGCFYWTQDWFGKLLMLDATKMEFSIVNSVPSSNLIEGNINSVNLLGNSIWRELYHWPESIGIPSVVRLRGSYSFMAFQKVSTQYAVVATLGMFQTENIFCWMSRLLNLRRSVR
- the LOC101771292 gene encoding uncharacterized protein LOC101771292 isoform X3; its protein translation is MASPPPLLTLTDELLEEIFLRLPGPTDLARASTACASFHRVITDRAFLRRFRGIHPPPLLGFVPRGQDGFYPAQPPYHSAPLARAVADAADFSYYFVPIGRWLKPWRPRDLRQGRVLLECLPKYDERYHFHSVVFLSDLDLAVCDPLHRRYVLLPPVPHKITAQHGLLVDFDAFLAPTGQDEEGTSFQVICTARNETNLFAIVFSSVTGHWCIAASPSWSCLGTEVAFDKLAYPDYANGCFYWTQDWFGKLLMLDATKMEFSIVNSVPSSNLIEGNINSAQ